Proteins encoded together in one Planctomyces sp. SH-PL14 window:
- a CDS encoding BlaI/MecI/CopY family transcriptional regulator — protein MPRPPSEHPTDLELTILKVLWTSSPRTVEEVRDALAESGRELAHSSVITMMNIMVRKGYLDRTKNGRAFEFRPLIAEDEVGRGMVSDLVHRVFDGSATTLMLRLLEAGDVDPDELAEIRRLIQKATKKTE, from the coding sequence ATGCCCCGGCCCCCCTCCGAGCATCCGACCGACCTTGAGCTCACGATCCTCAAGGTGCTCTGGACCAGTTCCCCCCGGACCGTGGAAGAGGTCCGCGACGCCCTCGCGGAATCGGGCCGGGAACTCGCCCATAGCTCCGTCATCACCATGATGAACATCATGGTCCGCAAGGGATACCTCGACCGCACCAAGAACGGCCGGGCCTTCGAATTCCGCCCCCTGATCGCTGAAGACGAAGTCGGCCGCGGCATGGTCTCCGACCTCGTCCACCGCGTCTTCGACGGCTCGGCCACCACGCTCATGCTCCGCCTCCTCGAAGCGGGCGACGTCGACCCCGACGAGCTCGCCGAGATCCGCCGACTGATCCAGAAAGCGACGAAGAAGACCGAGTAA
- a CDS encoding GNAT family N-acetyltransferase: MEIREIEPRELDALLALYRHLNPDDVPLPPRPEVEATWRAALAQPGCRYFGGYDDGTLITTCALMIIPNLTRGCRPYALIENVVTHPDWQNRGHGKQILAHALRYAWSQRCYKVMLLTSRKEESVLRFYESAGFDRHGKQAFIARAPV, translated from the coding sequence ATGGAGATCCGCGAGATCGAGCCCCGTGAGCTCGACGCGCTGCTGGCCCTGTATCGCCACCTCAACCCGGACGACGTCCCGCTCCCCCCGCGTCCCGAGGTCGAAGCCACCTGGCGCGCAGCCCTGGCCCAGCCCGGCTGCCGCTACTTCGGCGGCTATGACGACGGCACGCTGATCACGACCTGCGCCCTGATGATCATCCCCAACCTGACCCGCGGCTGCCGCCCCTACGCGCTGATCGAGAACGTCGTCACGCACCCCGACTGGCAGAACCGCGGCCACGGCAAACAGATCCTGGCCCACGCCCTCCGCTACGCCTGGTCGCAGCGGTGCTACAAGGTCATGCTCCTGACCAGCCGCAAAGAGGAGTCGGTCCTCCGCTTCTACGAATCGGCCGGCTTCGACCGCCACGGCAAACAAGCCTTCATCGCCCGCGCTCCGGTCTGA
- a CDS encoding PSD1 and planctomycete cytochrome C domain-containing protein yields MATIETRHGFTSLPPTGLTANLPARLTPIRAFLMRWMASSPLILLAPLAAALLAAVPTRVTAEERPLSFERDVRPIFREFCFDCHGAGPKPDGGLDLRLVRFLQKGGDSGPALVPGDVDGSYLLDRVKSGEMPPGEAHLPPAQLAILEKWVAAGAPTLRPEPETIGPGIPISVEDRSYWAYQPIQRPEIPAFPEAERVRNPIDALVRQAMPAGLTFSPDADRTTLIKRVYFDLLGLPPTADELIRWQTAAGSNWYEELIDTLLQSPHYGERWGRHWLDVAGYADSEGYTIADAERASAWKFRDYVIRSLNADKPFDRFITEQLAGDELAGPKTGDWTPQQIELLTATGFLRMAADGTGSGDNSPEARNKVMADTLKIVGSSLLGSSLACAQCHDHRYDPISHTDYFAVRAVFEPALDWQQWRVPGEREVSLYTEADRAKAAAVEAEVQKIAAEKNTKQTEYMAQALEKELMKYEEPLRGQLKAAYQAAEKDRTPEQKELLAKNPSVNISPGVLYQYLPDAAEDLKKFDARIEETRKGKPVEEFVRALVEPAGHNPTTKLFHRGDFQQPREEVAPAGLTVLAPEGSRFEIPAKSEQLPTTGRRLAFARWLTGGQNPIVPRVLVNRIWMHHFGQGIVSTPGEFGKLGSEPTHPQLLDWLASEFMASGWSLKALHRTILLSTTWRQSSVREPQRTAIDPDNRYYGRKPLQRLDAEIIRDRMLTASGGLARDLFGPPVAIKEDETGQVTVDGSQTRRSLYIRVRRTQPVAMLQTFDAPVMEINCEARPVSTVATQSLMLLNGEFTLEQAGRVADRASAEAATAPPLPPEIVSALPALPPTPPPTWTYGHGVFDEAAQRTARFALLAHWTGSQWQGGEKLPDPTIGWPLLHPSGGHPGNTEFAAIRRWTAPANGTLTISGTLSHGSPSGDGVRGRIVSSSRGLLATGTAANGKAEIHAADVSVQEGETIDFIADCITNENSDSFGWPVKVTLAAADGTRREYDSVGQFHGPLATESLTPQEIHRAWQLILCRAPQPEEFTLAMTFAGQQLREIHRDPRAAAAGRSAGRQVLVNLCQMLMNSNEFLYID; encoded by the coding sequence ATGGCGACAATCGAAACCCGGCACGGATTCACCTCCCTGCCCCCCACCGGCCTCACCGCCAACCTCCCCGCCCGCCTCACCCCCATTCGAGCATTCCTGATGCGTTGGATGGCCTCGTCGCCGCTGATTCTCCTCGCCCCGCTCGCGGCCGCACTGCTTGCTGCCGTCCCGACGCGCGTGACCGCTGAGGAGAGGCCCCTCTCGTTCGAACGCGACGTCCGGCCGATCTTCCGGGAGTTCTGTTTCGACTGTCACGGCGCCGGCCCCAAGCCGGACGGCGGCCTCGACCTCCGCCTCGTCCGCTTCCTCCAGAAGGGGGGCGACTCCGGTCCCGCGCTGGTCCCCGGCGATGTCGACGGCAGCTACCTCCTCGACCGCGTCAAGAGCGGCGAGATGCCCCCCGGCGAAGCCCACCTCCCGCCGGCCCAGCTCGCGATCCTGGAGAAGTGGGTCGCCGCCGGCGCCCCGACGCTGCGGCCCGAACCCGAGACGATCGGCCCCGGGATCCCGATCAGCGTCGAAGACCGCAGCTACTGGGCCTACCAGCCGATCCAGCGGCCGGAGATCCCCGCGTTCCCCGAAGCCGAGCGGGTCCGCAACCCCATCGACGCCCTCGTCCGTCAGGCGATGCCGGCAGGACTGACGTTCTCGCCCGACGCCGACCGGACCACTCTGATCAAGCGGGTGTACTTCGACCTGCTGGGTCTGCCGCCGACCGCCGATGAACTGATCCGCTGGCAGACCGCCGCCGGATCGAACTGGTATGAAGAACTGATCGACACCCTGCTGCAGTCCCCCCACTACGGCGAGCGGTGGGGGCGGCACTGGCTCGACGTCGCGGGCTACGCCGACTCCGAGGGGTACACGATCGCCGATGCCGAGCGGGCCTCCGCCTGGAAGTTCCGCGACTATGTCATCCGCTCGCTCAACGCCGACAAGCCGTTCGACCGCTTCATCACCGAGCAGCTCGCCGGGGACGAACTCGCGGGGCCCAAGACCGGCGACTGGACCCCGCAGCAGATCGAGCTCCTGACCGCCACCGGCTTCCTCCGCATGGCGGCCGACGGCACGGGGAGCGGCGACAACAGCCCCGAAGCCCGCAACAAGGTCATGGCCGACACGCTCAAGATCGTCGGCAGTTCGCTCCTGGGGTCGAGCCTCGCCTGTGCCCAGTGTCACGACCATCGCTACGACCCGATCTCGCACACCGATTACTTCGCCGTCCGGGCGGTGTTCGAGCCGGCCCTCGACTGGCAGCAGTGGCGGGTCCCCGGAGAGCGCGAGGTTTCGCTCTACACCGAAGCGGACCGCGCGAAAGCGGCCGCGGTCGAAGCCGAAGTCCAGAAGATCGCCGCCGAGAAGAATACCAAGCAGACGGAGTACATGGCCCAGGCTCTCGAGAAGGAGCTCATGAAGTACGAGGAGCCGCTGCGGGGCCAGCTCAAGGCGGCGTATCAGGCGGCCGAGAAAGACCGCACGCCGGAGCAGAAGGAGCTCCTCGCCAAGAACCCCAGCGTCAATATCTCGCCGGGGGTGCTTTATCAGTATCTGCCGGACGCCGCCGAAGACCTCAAGAAGTTCGACGCCCGCATCGAAGAGACCCGCAAGGGAAAACCGGTCGAAGAGTTCGTCCGGGCCCTCGTCGAGCCGGCTGGCCACAACCCGACGACGAAACTGTTCCACCGCGGCGACTTCCAGCAGCCGCGGGAAGAGGTCGCCCCGGCCGGCCTGACGGTCCTGGCCCCCGAAGGATCGCGGTTCGAAATCCCGGCCAAGAGCGAACAACTCCCGACAACCGGCCGCCGCCTCGCCTTCGCCCGCTGGCTGACCGGCGGACAGAACCCGATCGTCCCCCGCGTCCTCGTGAACCGGATCTGGATGCACCATTTCGGCCAGGGGATCGTCTCCACGCCGGGCGAGTTCGGAAAGCTCGGCTCCGAGCCGACGCACCCGCAGCTCCTCGACTGGCTCGCCTCGGAGTTCATGGCGAGCGGCTGGAGCCTCAAGGCCCTGCACCGGACGATCCTCCTCTCCACGACGTGGCGGCAGTCCTCCGTCCGCGAACCGCAGCGGACCGCGATCGATCCCGACAACCGCTACTACGGCCGTAAGCCCCTCCAGCGGCTCGACGCCGAGATCATCCGCGACCGGATGCTGACCGCCTCCGGCGGCCTCGCCCGCGACCTCTTCGGACCACCGGTCGCGATCAAGGAGGACGAGACGGGACAGGTGACCGTCGACGGCTCGCAGACCCGGCGAAGCCTCTACATCCGGGTCCGCCGGACGCAGCCGGTCGCCATGCTCCAGACCTTCGACGCTCCGGTGATGGAGATCAACTGCGAAGCCCGCCCGGTCTCGACCGTTGCCACGCAGTCGCTGATGCTCCTCAACGGCGAGTTCACGCTGGAGCAGGCGGGCCGCGTCGCCGACCGCGCCAGCGCCGAAGCGGCCACCGCCCCGCCGCTCCCCCCCGAGATCGTTTCCGCTCTGCCCGCCCTCCCGCCGACACCGCCCCCGACCTGGACCTACGGCCACGGCGTCTTCGACGAAGCGGCCCAGCGGACCGCCCGGTTCGCGCTGCTCGCGCACTGGACCGGCAGCCAGTGGCAGGGTGGTGAGAAACTTCCCGACCCCACGATCGGCTGGCCCCTGCTTCACCCGAGCGGCGGCCATCCCGGCAACACGGAGTTCGCGGCCATCCGCCGCTGGACCGCCCCCGCCAACGGCACGCTCACGATCAGCGGCACCCTCAGCCACGGCAGCCCGAGTGGCGACGGCGTCCGGGGCCGGATCGTCTCCTCCTCGCGGGGCCTCCTCGCGACCGGGACCGCGGCCAACGGCAAAGCGGAGATCCACGCCGCCGACGTCAGTGTCCAGGAAGGGGAGACGATCGACTTCATCGCCGACTGCATCACGAACGAGAACTCCGACTCCTTCGGCTGGCCGGTTAAGGTGACGCTCGCCGCAGCCGACGGCACCCGTCGCGAATACGACTCGGTCGGTCAGTTTCACGGCCCGCTCGCCACGGAATCGCTGACGCCGCAGGAGATCCACCGCGCCTGGCAGCTCATCCTCTGCCGCGCCCCGCAGCCGGAAGAATTTACCCTGGCCATGACCTTCGCGGGCCAGCAGCTCCGCGAGATCCACCGCGACCCCCGCGCCGCCGCGGCCGGCCGCTCCGCCGGCCGTCAGGTCCTGGTGAACCTGTGCCAGATGCTGATGAACTCGAACGAGTTCCTGTATATCGATTGA
- a CDS encoding DUF1501 domain-containing protein — MSSSLPLSRRSFLAQSGMGVGSVALAWMLQQERAYAKPKSVTAKPHNDLLPRETHFPGQARAMISLFQHGGPSHMDLTDPKPELQRLSGTDYPGEVQFSFVNDASKKLLGSPWTFRKHGECGTELSELLPHTSEIVDDICLIRSMHTGANGHEVSIRYFHGGIPGVLGRPTLGSWLVYGLGSESQNLPAYMVLSDPGGLPVDGVTNWANGFMPAMFQGTVLRPREPRILNLQPPAHLAGSLQRQNLDLLQSLNAKHLDAHPGEAELEARIASYELAARMQTAATEALDLSQETEATQKLYGLDRDETREYGTRCLIARRLVERGVRFVQLFHAGQPWDNHSEIKTGLPSICRKTDQPAAALVKDLKQRGLLESTIVHWGGEIGRLPVTQSAGGPEKAGRDHNGQGFSIWLAGGGIKGGMAYGKTDEFGHRAVENVVTPNDFQATLLHQFGLRYEELTYPHNGQEQIITNKRPARVVTDVLA, encoded by the coding sequence ATGAGCTCCTCCCTCCCACTCTCCCGTCGCAGCTTCCTGGCCCAGAGCGGCATGGGGGTCGGTTCCGTCGCGCTGGCGTGGATGCTCCAGCAGGAGCGGGCCTACGCCAAGCCGAAGTCCGTCACCGCCAAGCCGCACAACGACCTGCTGCCGCGGGAGACGCACTTCCCCGGCCAGGCCCGGGCGATGATCTCGCTGTTCCAGCACGGCGGTCCGTCGCACATGGACCTCACCGATCCCAAGCCGGAGCTCCAGCGGCTGAGCGGGACCGACTACCCGGGCGAGGTCCAGTTCAGCTTCGTCAACGACGCCAGCAAGAAGCTCCTCGGCAGCCCGTGGACTTTCCGGAAGCACGGCGAGTGCGGGACCGAGCTCTCGGAGCTGCTGCCGCATACATCGGAGATCGTGGACGATATCTGCCTGATCCGCAGCATGCACACCGGGGCCAACGGCCACGAGGTCTCGATCCGCTACTTCCACGGCGGCATCCCCGGCGTCCTGGGCCGGCCGACGCTCGGGTCGTGGCTGGTCTACGGACTCGGCTCGGAGTCGCAGAACCTCCCGGCCTATATGGTCCTCTCCGATCCGGGGGGGCTGCCGGTCGACGGCGTGACGAACTGGGCCAACGGCTTCATGCCGGCGATGTTTCAGGGGACGGTCCTCCGCCCGCGCGAGCCGCGGATCCTGAATCTCCAGCCCCCCGCGCACCTCGCCGGCTCGCTCCAGCGGCAGAACCTCGACCTGCTCCAGTCGCTCAACGCGAAACACCTCGACGCGCACCCGGGCGAAGCGGAGCTCGAAGCCCGGATCGCCAGTTACGAGCTCGCCGCGCGAATGCAGACCGCGGCGACCGAGGCCCTCGATCTCTCTCAAGAAACCGAAGCCACACAAAAGCTCTACGGACTCGACCGGGACGAGACGCGGGAATACGGAACGCGGTGTCTGATCGCGCGGCGGCTGGTCGAGCGCGGTGTGCGGTTCGTGCAGCTCTTCCACGCGGGCCAGCCGTGGGACAATCACAGCGAGATCAAAACCGGCCTCCCGTCGATCTGCCGCAAGACCGACCAGCCCGCGGCGGCGCTGGTCAAGGACCTCAAGCAGCGGGGTCTTCTCGAAAGCACGATCGTCCACTGGGGGGGCGAGATCGGCCGGTTGCCGGTGACGCAGAGCGCGGGGGGTCCGGAGAAGGCGGGTCGGGATCACAACGGCCAGGGGTTCAGCATCTGGCTGGCGGGAGGCGGGATCAAGGGGGGAATGGCGTACGGCAAGACGGACGAGTTCGGCCACCGCGCCGTCGAGAACGTGGTGACGCCGAACGATTTTCAAGCGACGCTCCTGCACCAGTTCGGGCTGCGGTATGAGGAGCTGACGTACCCGCACAATGGGCAGGAGCAGATCATCACGAACAAGCGTCCGGCGCGTGTCGTCACGGACGTGCTGGCGTAG
- a CDS encoding M56 family metallopeptidase, with amino-acid sequence MFPTLWLDSDLSLLIVRVLWGVTWSGTLVAAAALATSRLLARQPSARYLLQSAALLAIVLLVPLWTVREWGSPRPLPRTPAATAPQPANGTAIGSNAPPSPAVLPAHAIDATPTVPGPRQRTDWTTAVESLNAKLDPPPAPVPWDRIAQGVTVVYLAGVLLMLARLTLGLYGGERLKSGGHAVLDPELRRLLETQARRLGLAVLPALRACERTTIPVVVGLFRPVILFPAAMLAELPPGDIAGILLHELAHLRRYDHIVLLFQRLIEAVLFFHPAVWLLSRAMSRTREECCDDLVLSHGGDAIAYAQSLLRVAELRLGPTAALTGLSMAGTRPSELRRRIMRVLGLSPDPAVRLTRGGLATVLGAVTVTAAVSMAWLAAAERPKGPSDAPLVEFDNGLEVEFLGLSFHPSAGRPWWKPDGTPLEQRPYEESGSKVFAQTPEEAELCREWAFEFRKLPTPFLQERVIVEGETLGAAGGRSCKEKKCVLYRAGGPVKDRKSTTVRIGFAVSDDLPPRLIDPQGRKTLPGDTLPAVRLLDNRIRFQKVEETADTVELVLDSLGTLWDDASFEFFALDADGKETRPHSSAGKPESSSFLFKLAPDRLQSFGYRLRPYTHWVTFRNVSLSPDHPTQLKVETEVLARYIPALATVEEQREVLVALSQSGFLVAIAADGKERVPAQLAKRPLPITECSVGTVNCQRLKLIGRLIALEKLDFIGGGCEDGLAALASLKQLRELRTGSAEFQASDFAFLRGLTRLEVLEANTHMQLAHGIEWYRKQVPELTPAEQAVLDNRGKSRTSEKCCYDAFLNDRALETLESLPNFKRLELSNAYLTDVGFRHITSRKGLVSLKVSGAFLTEEGLRTIRNCPDLEELDIGWAPWTEAALDELAQLKRLKSVRFWSPSVPISPASLDRLRAALPGCQFDSRPRPTGETAAAAPHESTTDTFRVQFQNQETRAPIPNAEVTVQFFRQPDAKALKVREAEQWNRNPIATATYRSDKDGRIEVTVPTGLPPAHLVFVHFDVRHPEYRQSKEQRFHTLANQLVAGPASQNMLVDLVDPGIPVSGQVLGIDGMPAANVPILGGSRTDEVIHGKPDAVTDSEGRYQVRVPRLSKRLYVLPENAAAVSRAIDLNSVEQAVFRLRQGTRISGRVVDDQGRPLTAILVRAKGDTRTPYRFARTDADGHYALPPVPAGEYDIRPVEAHPTLPHAALQAKALLPVAFLGQTLSLPRDNPPADETVDLRGVESVRITVRAVDSKDQPLQTPRVHPAGQYQIAGTAPGRDREGWFGGLWLQPGPDEVYVATVPKGLRDVRIDASSGSVAFDRTSGPPSRVDRLFRRLPDGSEGPASIPSLDGDDDSLVIRRVQEARLTLKFLVDGREVDDRTRKLATVYWPTFVDPARRNDPLVSSAPFHSGYVSINSPMTLNLHPGADLLLKLTLRDYQDWTQTIQLQEGEERTITVNFLKEPGKTTRAAAPPASLDHITKDLKSAGLTLRWTRRPSVREGSPETQVRMTISTTGEAKVPKDYRNRDATLQFSEAELKEFILSLLEDYSLASISGDAFNQPPNLWETGVERIEVTREGRSVDLSRTGGWSHPDESIRNYLGAVDRLARTVSFVRAGGKAAIEETLPAVNEGLLREFPQVAPFTASDFMAAEALEATGSRVLTFRRERTEGDVREEVRADIEIPLPGAGPPNLLSVERNGDRRHLERPPVIPGIPLAGVPVTGKWSSVTAVYVPRDPAPGEVGQFYRLRDGIRTVELTPTLDAHILPGGRELYIEHADPIRRNLYGPITGDAESLAAAARGALDAVARD; translated from the coding sequence ATGTTTCCGACCCTCTGGCTCGATTCGGATCTCTCGCTCCTGATCGTCCGCGTCCTCTGGGGAGTCACCTGGTCCGGAACCCTCGTCGCCGCCGCGGCGCTCGCGACGTCCCGCCTCCTCGCCCGTCAGCCCTCCGCCCGCTACCTCCTCCAGTCCGCGGCCCTCCTGGCGATCGTCCTGCTCGTCCCCCTCTGGACGGTTCGCGAATGGGGCTCGCCCCGGCCACTCCCCCGGACCCCGGCAGCGACTGCCCCGCAGCCGGCAAACGGGACTGCGATCGGAAGCAACGCTCCGCCGAGCCCCGCGGTCCTCCCCGCTCACGCCATCGACGCCACGCCGACCGTCCCCGGCCCGCGGCAACGAACCGACTGGACCACCGCGGTCGAATCGCTCAATGCGAAACTCGATCCCCCTCCAGCGCCAGTCCCGTGGGACCGGATCGCCCAAGGGGTGACGGTCGTTTACCTGGCCGGGGTCCTGCTGATGCTGGCCCGCCTCACGCTCGGCCTCTACGGCGGCGAGCGGCTCAAGTCCGGCGGCCACGCGGTCCTCGATCCGGAACTCCGCCGCCTGCTGGAGACCCAGGCCCGCCGCCTCGGCCTCGCGGTCCTTCCGGCGCTCCGGGCCTGCGAGCGGACGACGATCCCGGTCGTCGTCGGCCTCTTCCGGCCGGTGATCCTGTTCCCCGCCGCCATGCTCGCGGAGCTCCCGCCAGGCGACATCGCCGGCATCCTGCTCCATGAGCTGGCCCACCTGCGGCGGTACGACCACATCGTCCTCCTCTTCCAGCGGCTCATCGAAGCGGTCCTCTTCTTCCATCCGGCGGTGTGGCTCCTGAGCCGCGCCATGAGCCGCACGCGGGAAGAGTGCTGCGACGACCTCGTGCTCTCCCACGGCGGCGACGCCATCGCCTACGCCCAGTCGCTCCTGCGGGTGGCGGAGCTCCGACTCGGTCCGACCGCGGCCCTCACCGGCCTCTCGATGGCGGGAACCCGCCCCTCGGAACTGCGGCGGCGGATCATGCGGGTCCTCGGCCTCTCGCCCGATCCCGCGGTCCGGCTGACGCGGGGCGGACTCGCCACCGTCCTCGGCGCCGTCACGGTCACGGCGGCGGTCTCGATGGCCTGGCTCGCCGCCGCCGAGCGTCCGAAAGGGCCCTCCGATGCCCCGCTCGTCGAGTTCGACAACGGCCTCGAAGTCGAGTTCCTCGGCCTCAGCTTCCACCCCTCGGCTGGCCGCCCCTGGTGGAAGCCCGACGGCACGCCGCTGGAGCAGCGTCCCTATGAGGAGAGCGGCAGCAAGGTCTTCGCCCAGACCCCGGAAGAGGCGGAGCTCTGCCGCGAGTGGGCCTTCGAGTTCCGCAAGCTCCCGACGCCGTTCCTGCAGGAGCGGGTGATCGTCGAAGGGGAGACGCTCGGCGCCGCCGGCGGCCGCAGCTGCAAGGAGAAGAAGTGCGTCCTGTACCGCGCCGGCGGCCCGGTCAAAGACCGCAAGTCGACGACCGTCCGGATCGGCTTCGCGGTCAGCGACGATCTCCCCCCCCGGCTGATCGATCCGCAGGGCCGGAAGACCCTCCCCGGCGACACGCTCCCGGCGGTCCGCCTCCTCGACAACCGGATCCGTTTCCAGAAGGTCGAAGAGACGGCCGACACCGTCGAGCTCGTTCTCGACTCCCTCGGCACCCTCTGGGACGACGCCTCGTTCGAGTTCTTCGCCCTCGACGCGGATGGGAAGGAGACCCGCCCCCACAGCTCGGCGGGAAAGCCAGAGTCCAGCAGCTTCCTCTTCAAACTCGCTCCCGACCGCCTGCAGTCGTTCGGCTACCGGCTCCGTCCCTACACCCACTGGGTCACGTTCCGGAACGTCTCGCTCTCCCCCGACCACCCGACGCAACTCAAGGTCGAGACCGAAGTCCTGGCCCGCTACATCCCGGCCCTGGCGACGGTGGAGGAGCAGCGGGAGGTGCTGGTTGCTCTCTCGCAATCGGGGTTCCTGGTCGCGATTGCGGCCGATGGGAAAGAACGCGTGCCGGCGCAGTTGGCCAAGCGGCCGCTGCCGATCACGGAATGCAGCGTGGGAACCGTGAATTGCCAGAGGCTGAAGCTGATCGGACGGCTCATCGCTCTGGAGAAGCTGGACTTCATCGGCGGCGGGTGCGAGGACGGTCTCGCGGCGCTCGCCAGCCTCAAGCAGCTCAGAGAACTGCGGACGGGAAGTGCGGAGTTCCAGGCCAGCGACTTCGCTTTCCTCCGGGGGCTGACCCGACTGGAAGTCCTGGAAGCGAACACGCACATGCAGCTCGCGCACGGCATCGAGTGGTACCGCAAGCAGGTGCCGGAGCTCACCCCCGCCGAGCAAGCCGTTCTGGACAACCGCGGCAAGTCGCGAACATCCGAAAAATGCTGTTACGACGCCTTCCTGAATGACCGGGCTCTCGAGACGCTCGAGTCCCTGCCGAATTTCAAGCGACTGGAGCTTTCCAACGCCTATCTGACGGACGTCGGCTTCCGCCACATCACCAGCCGGAAAGGGCTCGTCTCGCTGAAGGTCAGCGGCGCGTTCCTGACCGAAGAGGGCCTGCGGACGATCCGGAACTGTCCCGATCTCGAAGAGCTCGACATCGGCTGGGCCCCCTGGACCGAGGCAGCCCTCGACGAGCTCGCGCAGCTCAAGCGGCTCAAGTCGGTCCGCTTCTGGTCGCCGTCGGTCCCGATCTCGCCGGCGAGTCTCGATCGCCTGCGAGCCGCCCTCCCGGGCTGCCAGTTCGATTCGCGGCCCCGGCCGACGGGCGAGACCGCGGCTGCGGCCCCCCACGAGTCGACGACCGACACTTTCCGGGTCCAGTTTCAAAACCAGGAGACGCGCGCCCCGATCCCCAACGCCGAGGTGACGGTCCAATTCTTCCGGCAACCGGACGCCAAAGCTCTGAAGGTTCGGGAGGCGGAGCAGTGGAACCGAAACCCTATCGCAACGGCGACCTATCGGTCCGACAAGGACGGACGAATCGAAGTCACGGTCCCAACAGGCCTTCCCCCCGCACACCTCGTCTTTGTGCACTTCGATGTGCGGCATCCCGAATACCGCCAGAGCAAAGAGCAGAGGTTCCACACGCTGGCCAACCAACTCGTCGCCGGTCCTGCATCGCAGAACATGCTCGTCGATCTGGTTGATCCCGGAATTCCCGTCTCGGGCCAGGTCCTGGGCATCGACGGCATGCCGGCCGCCAACGTCCCGATCCTCGGCGGATCACGGACGGACGAAGTCATCCACGGCAAACCGGACGCCGTGACGGACTCCGAGGGCCGCTACCAGGTCCGGGTCCCGCGGCTCTCGAAGCGGCTCTACGTCCTTCCGGAGAATGCCGCGGCGGTCTCGCGGGCCATCGACCTGAACTCGGTCGAACAAGCGGTCTTCCGCCTGCGGCAGGGGACGCGCATCTCGGGGCGGGTCGTCGACGACCAGGGACGTCCGCTCACCGCGATCCTGGTCCGGGCCAAGGGGGACACACGAACCCCCTACCGCTTCGCCCGGACCGACGCCGATGGCCACTACGCACTCCCGCCCGTTCCAGCGGGCGAGTACGACATCCGACCGGTCGAGGCTCATCCGACGCTTCCACATGCCGCTCTGCAGGCGAAGGCCCTCTTACCCGTCGCCTTCCTGGGACAAACGCTCTCACTTCCCCGCGACAACCCACCTGCTGATGAGACCGTCGACCTTCGCGGCGTGGAGTCCGTTCGCATCACTGTCCGCGCGGTCGATTCGAAGGACCAGCCGCTGCAGACCCCACGAGTTCATCCCGCTGGGCAATACCAGATTGCGGGAACGGCACCGGGCCGGGATAGGGAAGGTTGGTTCGGCGGACTTTGGCTCCAGCCGGGTCCCGACGAAGTCTACGTCGCGACTGTCCCCAAAGGACTCCGGGATGTCCGGATCGACGCCAGTTCCGGATCGGTCGCCTTCGACAGAACGTCGGGGCCTCCGTCCCGAGTCGATCGCCTCTTTCGGCGGCTCCCCGATGGTTCCGAGGGACCCGCCTCCATTCCCTCGCTCGACGGGGATGACGACTCGCTCGTCATCCGGCGGGTCCAGGAAGCCCGCCTCACGCTCAAGTTCCTCGTGGACGGCCGGGAGGTCGACGATCGGACGCGAAAGCTGGCCACGGTCTACTGGCCGACGTTCGTCGATCCGGCCCGCAGGAACGATCCCCTGGTCTCCTCCGCGCCGTTCCACTCGGGCTACGTCTCGATCAACTCCCCCATGACGCTGAACCTGCATCCGGGAGCCGACCTCCTGCTGAAGCTGACGCTGCGCGATTACCAGGACTGGACACAGACGATTCAGCTCCAGGAAGGAGAAGAACGGACGATCACGGTCAACTTCCTCAAGGAGCCGGGCAAGACAACTCGCGCGGCCGCGCCGCCAGCGTCCCTGGACCACATCACGAAGGACCTGAAGTCCGCCGGCCTCACCCTGCGATGGACCCGCCGCCCCTCGGTCCGCGAAGGGAGCCCCGAAACTCAGGTCCGGATGACGATCTCCACGACCGGTGAAGCGAAAGTCCCGAAGGACTATCGAAACCGCGACGCGACGCTCCAGTTCTCCGAAGCCGAGCTGAAAGAGTTCATCCTGTCCCTGCTGGAGGACTACAGTCTCGCGAGCATCTCCGGCGACGCGTTCAACCAGCCCCCCAACCTCTGGGAAACGGGAGTTGAACGGATCGAGGTCACCAGGGAGGGACGATCGGTCGACCTCAGCCGCACCGGCGGATGGTCGCATCCGGACGAGTCGATCCGGAACTACCTGGGAGCGGTCGATCGCCTCGCCCGGACCGTCTCGTTCGTCCGGGCCGGTGGAAAGGCCGCGATCGAAGAGACCCTTCCGGCCGTCAACGAAGGACTCCTCCGCGAGTTCCCCCAGGTCGCCCCGTTCACGGCCTCGGACTTCATGGCCGCCGAAGCCCTCGAGGCGACCGGAAGCCGGGTCCTTACGTTCCGTCGCGAGCGGACCGAGGGGGACGTGCGTGAGGAGGTCCGGGCCGACATCGAGATTCCGCTCCCCGGGGCCGGCCCTCCCAATCTCCTCTCCGTCGAACGCAACGGCGACCGTCGCCACCTCGAACGCCCCCCCGTGATCCCGGGGATCCCGCTCGCGGGCGTCCCGGTCACCGGGAAGTGGAGTTCCGTCACGGCGGTCTACGTCCCGCGCGACCCCGCCCCGGGGGAAGTCGGCCAGTTCTACCGCCTCCGCGACGGCATCCGGACCGTGGAACTGACACCCACCCTCGACGCCCACATCCTTCCGGGCGGCCGCGAGCTCTACATCGAGCACGCCGATCCCATCCGCCGGAACCTCTACGGTCCGATCACGGGCGACGCGGAGTCTCTCGCTGCCGCCGCCCGCGGAGCGCTCGATGCCGTGGCCCGCGACTGA